The Coregonus clupeaformis isolate EN_2021a chromosome 18, ASM2061545v1, whole genome shotgun sequence genome has a segment encoding these proteins:
- the LOC121530971 gene encoding LIM domain kinase 2-like codes for MEDLEGTDGRHCAGCGGTIQDTFNVKVLQGTWHNACFQCSECCDHLTNWYYEKDGKLYCRKHYWEKFGELCHGCSLLMTGPAMVAGEYKYHPECFVCLSCKVVIEDRDTYALVERSKLYCGKCYKQIVLAPVLEKRSADSALDSLPHTVTLISMPSATNSKRGFSVSVIRDAASGSASVQVKEVRGMHISPEVRNAIHVGDRILEINGLPVGTLMEEEVEDLIHRTSQTLQLLIEYDPVRQRLDRLRLGSSQNRLGVPATSRMRLSSPSDSVLERTDVVDDGTLKRRSLRRSNSICKSPGPTSPKEHPNLTRDIGRSESLRSSSSCSHRIFRPCDLIHGEVLGKGFFGQAIKVTHKATGEVMVMKELIRCDEETQKTFLKEVKVMRSLEHPHVLKFIGVLYKDKRLNLITEFIEGGTLKDFIRDMDQFPWEQRVSFAKGIASGMAYLHSMSIIHRDLNSHNCLVKLDNTVVVADFGLSRLMVEEKVKQPPPEKLANKKRVFRRIDRKKRYTVVGNPYWMAPEMLNGKRYDEKVDIFSFGIVLCEIIGQVNADPECLPRTYDFGLNVDKFMEKFLPDNCPPAFFPLAVACCDLIPENRPAFQKLEDCFEALFLNQEMGIPLPAELEELHQKLCRLHPPKESSSLPAPQSTVPTPAPTQALPEEPSQADNGT; via the exons GTACAGATGGACGCCACTGTGCGGGTTGCGGGGGAACAATTCAAGACACATTCAATGTGAAGGTTCTTCAAGGAACTTGGCACAATGCCTGTTTTCA GTGCTCGGAGTGCTGTGACCACCTGACCAACTGGTACTATGAGAAGGATGGCAAGCTGTACTGCCGTAAACACTACTGGGAGAAGTTTGGAGAGCTGTGTCACGGCTGTTCTCTGCTCATGACTGGACCTGCCATG GTGGCCGGAGAATACAAGTATCACCCAGAGTGCTTTGTGTGTCTGAGCTGCAAAGTGGTCATCGAGGACAGGGACACCTATGCCTTGGTGGAGCGCTCCAAACTGTACTG TGGGAAGTGCTATAAGCAGATAGTCCTGGCGCCCGTGTTGGAGAAGCGTTCGGCCGACTCGGCCCTGGACTCTCTGCCTCACACGGTCACCCTCATCTCCATGCCCTCTGCCACCAACAGCAAGAGGggcttctctgtctctgtcataaGGGACGCGGCCAGCGGCTCGGCTAGCGTGCAAGTCAAAGA GGTCAGAGGGATGCATATCAGCCCGGAAGTTCGGAATGCCATCCACGTTGGTGACAGGATCCTGGAGATCAATGGTCTTCCAGTGGGGACACTGATGGAGGAAGAG GTGGAGGACCTCATCCATCGGACCAGTCAGACACTGCAGCTGCTCATAGAGTATGATCCAGTCAGGCAGCGGTTGGACAGGCTCAGACTGGGGTCCTCGCAAAACCGCTTGGGAGTACCCGCCACCTCCCGCATGCGCCTGTCTTCGCCCTCTGACAGTGTCCTGGAGAGGACAGACGTGGTGGATGATGGCACCCTAAAGAGGAGGTCTCTAAG GCGTAGCAACAGCATCTGTAAGTCCCCTGGGCCAACCTCCCCTAAGGAACACCCTAACCTGACCCGGGACATCGGGCGCTCCGAATCCCTGCGCTCCTCCAGCAGCTGCTCCCATCGCATCTTCCGCCCCTGTGACCTCATCCACGGAGAGGTGCTGGGCAAGGGCTTCTTCGGCCAGGCTATCAAG GTGACCCACAAAGCCactggtgaggtgatggtgatgaagGAACTGATTCGCTGTGATGAGGAGACCCAGAAGACCTTCCTAAAGGAG gtcaaAGTGATGAGGAGTCTGGAACATCCCCACGTGTTGAAGTTCATCGGCGTGCTATATAAGGACAAGAGGCTGAATTTAATAACCGAGTTTATTGAGGGAGGCACACTGAAGGATTTCATTAGAGACATG GACCAGTTTCCATGGGAGCAGAGGGTTAGTTTCGCTAAAGGCATTGCTTCTGGAATG GCTTACTTGCATTCAATGAGCATCATCCATAGAGACCTTAACTCTCACAACTGCCTGGTGAAACTG GACAACACAGTGGTGGTGGCAGACTTCGGCCTATCCCGGCTCATGGTGGAGGAGAAGGTCAAGCAACCTCCCCCTGAGAAACTGGCCAATAAGAAGAGGGTGTTCAGGCGCATTGACCGTAAGAAGCGCTACACGGTGGTGGGGAACCCTTACTGGATGGCTCCAGAGATGCTGAACG GTAAACGCTATGATGAAAAGGTGGACATTTTCTCCTTTGGGATTGTGCTTTGTGAG ATTATTGGGCAGGTTAATGCAGACCCAGAGTGCCTTCCCAGGACCTATGACTTTGGCCTGAATGTAGACAAGTTCATGGAGAAGTTTCTCCCTGACAACTGCCCACCAGCTTTCTTCCCATTGGCTGTGGCTTGTTGTGACCTCATCCCTGAAAACCG GCCTGCCTTCCAGAAGCTGGAGGACTGTTTCGAGGCCCTGTTCCTTAACCAGGAGATGGGCATCCCTCTGCCAGCCGAACTGGAAGAGCTGCACCAGAAACTGTGTCGACTCCACCCTCCCAAAGAAAGCTCCTCGCTCCCAGCTCCCCAGAGCACAGTCCCAACGCCAGCCCCAACACAAGCCCTTCCAGAGGAGCCCAGCCAGGCTGACAACGGCACCTAG